The sequence below is a genomic window from Flectobacillus major DSM 103.
TCCGCCTTGTGCATTTACGCCTTATGCTACTTGCCCTTTGCCTACCAAGGAAAACAAATTGGCTGTAGCCATTACTGCAGGTGAAAAACGCTATGGCGACCATTGATTTTTAACCAAAGCTTAGCTCTAAATCATGTCTATACTGTAAAATAGACATGATTTAGGCATATATTAACCTTCGATTCGTATGGCTAATGCTCTTTTTGAAATAAAGTCTTCAGGACTTGACTATAAAACCCTACACAATGTAGTCATTACGTTTGACGCTCATGCAGATGTTCGGGATAATTTTAATACCCAAGAGAATAATCCCAATCTGGACACAGCCGACCAAGTGGATTTGCCCAAACTCGAAAAGGGAAATCTTGATATTATCAATCTTACGCTTTATGCCAGAACCTTACCGCCAACCAAAGACAACTTTGCAGAAGCCGAAAGGATTGTTGACCAAAAACTAAAAGCGATTAAAAAATGGGTAAAAGACAATCCAGAAAAGCTGGAATTTGTCTATAATTCTCCTGATTTTGAAAGAGCTGGCTTTAGCAAACGTCATGGTATTCTTTTGAGTTTTCAAAATGCTTACTGGTTCAACGACCTGAAAGTGATTGATAAATTATACCAAGAAGGCGTAAGGATTTTTGCCTTTAACCATGTCGGAAACAATGCTTTTGCAGGTTCTTCTCGTCCTGTTCCTGCACATGGCGACAACCCCAACGAAGAACTTGGACTTACGCCACTTGGTTATGAAGCCGTAAAAAAACTCAATGATTTAGGGGTGATTATTGATGTTTCGCAATCTTCCAAGAAAGCAACTTTGCAAATCATAGAAGCCAGCCGCCACCCTGTGATTGCCTCCAATTCTGCCGTAAAAGGCAAAGTAAACAATAGCCGAAACCTGAGCGATGAAGAACTAAAAGCCATTGCCAATAAGGGCGGAATTGTACACATTGTGGCTTTTGCTGCTTATTTGAATAATAATCCTCAACAAAAAGAAGATTCGTATCAGCAAGTATATAAACCTTTTGGACTAAAACCAGAAGACGGCAATCCAATTGATAAACTCAGCAAAGAGGATTACCAGAAATTTAATGAAGCGTACCAAAAATTCTCGAAAAGTGCATGGAAATACGCCAGCCTCGACGATTATCTGGACGCAGTGGATTATGCTGTAAAACTCATAGGCATCGACCACGTTGGGCTAAGTTCCGACTTTAATCATGGTGGTGGAGTAGCAGGATATTCAAATGTAGGAGAAGCTGAAAACATTACCAGAGCATTGCTGAAACGTGGTTATTCAGAAGCTGACATCCGAAAACTATGGGGCAGAAATTTCTATTTCTTGCTGGATAAAGTAGAAAGAGATTCAAAAAATAGTCCTTGGGGAGTATCAAAATAAAAATCCAATGTGTTATGAAAAGAAGTGATTTTCTCAAAACCCTTTCGCTTTTGCCATTTGCAGGCTATGCCGCAGAGGCAAGTGTATTGAAAAAATTGAATAATGCTCCATCATCCGACCGCACGCCTTTGCTATTTCTGGGTCATGGTAGCCCAATGAATGGCATC
It includes:
- a CDS encoding dipeptidase, with the translated sequence MANALFEIKSSGLDYKTLHNVVITFDAHADVRDNFNTQENNPNLDTADQVDLPKLEKGNLDIINLTLYARTLPPTKDNFAEAERIVDQKLKAIKKWVKDNPEKLEFVYNSPDFERAGFSKRHGILLSFQNAYWFNDLKVIDKLYQEGVRIFAFNHVGNNAFAGSSRPVPAHGDNPNEELGLTPLGYEAVKKLNDLGVIIDVSQSSKKATLQIIEASRHPVIASNSAVKGKVNNSRNLSDEELKAIANKGGIVHIVAFAAYLNNNPQQKEDSYQQVYKPFGLKPEDGNPIDKLSKEDYQKFNEAYQKFSKSAWKYASLDDYLDAVDYAVKLIGIDHVGLSSDFNHGGGVAGYSNVGEAENITRALLKRGYSEADIRKLWGRNFYFLLDKVERDSKNSPWGVSK